A single genomic interval of Daucus carota subsp. sativus chromosome 1, DH1 v3.0, whole genome shotgun sequence harbors:
- the LOC135152077 gene encoding uncharacterized protein LOC135152077, whose amino-acid sequence MRTRSQARKEALVKEKTIEIDTMVDQPPAVNITKALKAFSEPKINDIQSSIVRPAIQANTFEIKPSTIQMVQNSVQFGGSPTEDPNTHIRDFIEICDTFKFNGVTDDAIRLRGIVEDVLVKVDKLIFPADFVILDFEEDKKIPIILGRPFLATGRTLIDVQKGELTMRVQDQMVTFNVFNAIKLPSDEEECFKVDVLEVAAHSEIDNRLKTDILERVLSGDSEFGDEEEEEHLQYLNASPWRRRMEPPIESLGLSELKDSHERLKPSIVEAPKLELKQLPEHLRYAFLGEASTLPVIIASNLSNSSWVSPVQCVPKKGGMTVVANEKNELIPTRTVTGWRTCMDYRKLNKATRKDHFPLPFIDQMLDRLAGHEYYCLLDGYSGYNQICIAPEDQEKTTFTCPFGTFAFRRLSFGLCGAPATFQRCMMAIFSEMIGTNVEVFMDDFSVFEGIILGHKVSNKGLEVDKAKVGTIENLPPPISVKGIRSFLGHAGFYRRFIKDFSKITKPLCNLLEKDVTFKFDGECLAAFETLKKKLTTAPVITAPDWNEPFEMMCDASDYAVGAVLGQRKTNIFHVIYYASKTLNGAQLNYTTTEKELLAIVYGFEKFRSYLLGTKVFVYTDHAAIRYLVSKKDSKPRLIRWVLLLQEFELEIKDRKGTENQVADHLSRLEDQARASKDTTLINESFPDEQLFGKKFLHEAKWYRWDEPFLFRQGSDQIIRRCIPYSEIEGIWQAYHDSTYGGHYGGQKTAARILQAGFFWPTLFKDAHQFVLKCDRCQRVGNISRRDEMPLNVLLEVEIFDVLGIDFMGPFISSCNNLYILLAVDYVSKWVEVRALPTNTAAVVIIHDADGTVWYNHRVATAYHPQTNGEAEVSNREIKRILEKVVSPSRKDWALKLDEAVWAYRTAYKTPLGMSPFQLVYGKACHLPAELEHKAYWALKKLNFDMTAAGEKRMLQINELDEFRLQAYENNKLYKEKVKRWHDRKLVQKEFFIGQQVLLFNSRLRLFPGKLKSRWSGPFTVKTVFPHGAIEIYETTPEQSFKVNGQRVKPYFGGPVNRESVSTILTIV is encoded by the exons atgcgaacacgttctcaggctcgtaaggaagcattgGTTAAGGAAAAAACGATAGAGATTGATACGATGGTTGATCAACCACCAGCTGTGAATATTACTAAGGCTCtgaaggctttctctgagcctaaaatcaatgacattcaatcgagcattgtcaggccagcaattcaggccaacactttcgagatcaaaccgagcactattcagatggtgcAGAACTCAGTACAGTTTGGAGGTTCTCCGACTGAGGATCCTAATACTCATATTcgggacttcattgagatctgcgacactttcaagttcaatggtgttacggaCGATGCCATCAGATTGAG GGGGATAGTTGAAGATGTGTTGGTAAAGGTAGATAAACtaatcttccctgctgattttgtcatccTAGACTTCGAggaagataagaagattcccatcaTCTTGGGGAGACCTTTCCTTGCGACAGGGCGGACTTTGATTGATGTTCAGAAGGGTGAactcacaatgagagttcaagatcagatggTCACTTTCAACGTGTTCAATGCCATAAAACTTCCATCAGATGAGGAGGAATGCTTTAAAGTGGATGTACTCGAAGTTGCAGCTCATTCGGAAATTGACAACAGgctgaaaactgacatcttggaaagggtGTTATCAGGTGACTCTGAATTCGGagatgaggaggaagaagaacacCTCCAATACTTGAATGCTTCTCCTTGGAGAAGAAGGATGGAACCTCCAATTGAATCTCTCGGGTTATCGGAATTGAAGGATTCTCATGAACGACTGAAACCCTCTATTGTTGAAGCTCCTAAACTTGAGCTTAAACAACTTCCCGAACACCTAAGGTATGCCTTTCTTGGCGAAGCTTCTACATTACCTgtaattattgcatctaacctttcaa atagttcttgggtgagccctgttcaatgtgtgcctaagaaaggaggcatgaccgtGGTAGCTAATGAGAAGAATGAGCTCATTCCGACGCGAACAGTCACAGGTTGGAGAACATGCATGGATTATCGGAAGCTCAATAAAGCCACCAGAAAAGATCACTTTCCGTTGCCtttcattgatcagatgcttgataggTTAGCCGGTCACGAGTACTATTGTCTTCTTGATGGGTATTCAGGGTACAATCAAATTTGTATCGCACCAGAGGATCAGGAGAAGACCACTTTTACTTGCCCGTTTGGCACATTTGCTTTTCGTCGTCTTTCTTTTGGACTTTGTGGTGCACCAGCAACTTTTCAGAGATGCATGATGGCTATTTTCTCCGAGATGATCGGTACCAATGTTGAGGTGTTCATGGATGACTTTTCTGTATTCG AAGGCATAATTCTTGGGCATAAAGTTTCGAACAAAGGGCTTGAGGTAGACAAAGCTAAGGTGGGGACAattgaaaatcttcctccaccaatctCAGTAAAGGGGATTCGGAGTTTTCTTGGTCACGCGGGGTTCTATCGAcggttcatcaaggatttctctaAAATCACCAAACCCTTGTGCAACTTGTTAGAGAAGGATGTGACCTTCAAATTTGATGGAGAGTGCTTGGCTGCGTTTGaaactctcaagaagaaattaaccACAGCACCTGTtattactgcacctgattggaatgagcctttcgagatgatgtgtgatgctagtgactATGCGGTGGGAGCTGTGCTTGGTCAGAGAAAGACTAACATCTTTCATGTgatttactatgctagtaagactCTCAATGGTGCTCAGCTGAATTACACTACCACGGAGAAGGAACTACTAGCTATTGTTTATGGATTCGAGAAATTCAGATCTTATTTGCTTGGGACAAAGGTGTTTGTTTACACTGATCATGCTGCTATTCGGTATCTGGTATCGAAGAAAGACTCGAAACCTCGTTTGATTCGATGGGTTCTTTTGCTTCAGGAATTCGAGTTGGAGATCAAGGATAGAAAGGGAACTGAAAATCAGGTGGCTGATCATCTTTCTCGGTTGGAAGACCAAGCACGAGCATCCAAAGACACCACCTTGATCAATGAGTCTTTTCCAGATGAACAATTATTTGGG AAAAAGTTCCTGCATGAGGCAAAGTGGTATCGTTGGGATGAGCCATTCTTGTTTCGTCAAGGTTCCGATCAAATTATCAGAAGGTGTATTCCATACAGTGAGATTGAAGGGATCTGGCAAGCTTACCACGACTCTACTTATGGAGGACACTATGGAGGACAGAAGACAGCTGCTCGTATCCTGCAGGCAGGTTTCTTTTGGCCTACGCTCTTTAAGGAcgctcatcagtttgtgttgaagtgtgatcgttgtcaaagggttGGTAATATCTCTAGAAGGGACGAAATGCCTCTCAATGTACTCCTTGAGGTTGAAATCTTTGATGTGTTGGGGATTGACTTCATGGGACCCTTTATCTCATCTTGCAATAATCTCTACATTCTTCTTGCTGTGGATTACGTGTCTAAGTGGGTTGAAGTCAGGGCTTTACCAACCAACACAGCTGCAGTAGTCATca TTCACGACGCTGATGGAACGGTTTGGTATAATCATAGAGTTgccactgcttatcatcctcaaacaaatGGGGAAGCTGAGGTATCCAATCGTGAAATTAAGCGAATCTTAGAGAAAGTTGTGAGTCCTTCGAGGAAAGATTGGGCGTTAAAGCTTGATGAGGCCGTCTGGGCCTATAGAACGGCTTATAAGACTCCATTGGGGATGTCACCTTTTCAGTTGGTTTATGGAAAAGCATGTCATTTGCCTGCAGAGTTAGAGCATAAAGCATATTGGGCTTTGAAGAAATTAAACTTTGATATGACAGCTGCTGGTGAGAAGAGAATGCTTCAGATTAATGAACTCGACGAGTTCAGGCTTCAGGCGTATGAGAACAACAAGCTTTACAAGGAAAAAGTCAAGAGATGGCATGAtaggaagttggtgcaaaaggagTTCTTCATTGGCCAACAAGTGTTGCTGTTTAATTCTCGTCTCAGACTGTTTCCTGGGAAGTTGAAATCTAGATGGTCGGGTCCTTTCACAGTAAAGACGGTGTTTCCACATGGTGCCAtagaaatttatgaaacaacaccggagcaatcatttaaagtgaatggacaaagagtgaagccatatttcggAGGACCGGTGAATCGCGAGTCGGTAAGCACCATCCTCACTATTGTCTAA